From one Trueperella pyogenes genomic stretch:
- the fmt gene encoding methionyl-tRNA formyltransferase, with protein sequence MRLIFAGTPDTAVPALDKLHEDHDVIAVLTRAPAPVGRKRVLTKSAVHQRALELGLPVLTPVTLRDADIQAQIRDLAPDAIAVVAYGLLIPQALLDVPTRGWLNLHFSLLPRWRGAAPVQYAIAHGDGVTGTAVFQIEAGLDTGPIFAMEERPISETDTAESLLRVLAVSGAAQLSHVIQAIADDTAQPKAQVGEPTHAPRLTSQDARIDWSLPARSICAQTRGWWPAPGAWTELAGRRIKLGPVSVTDIEGLEPGEVQAGREVVVGTGTTAVKLGDVGPAGKAWMDSADWVRGLNAGARFDGGEG encoded by the coding sequence GTGCGCTTAATTTTTGCTGGAACACCAGATACTGCCGTACCCGCTCTCGACAAGCTCCACGAGGATCATGACGTCATTGCGGTGTTGACCCGTGCCCCAGCCCCGGTGGGGCGTAAGCGCGTATTGACCAAGTCAGCGGTTCATCAACGTGCGTTGGAGCTAGGTTTGCCGGTTCTCACGCCAGTCACGCTTCGGGACGCCGATATTCAAGCCCAGATTCGCGACCTCGCCCCTGATGCGATCGCCGTCGTCGCCTATGGTCTGCTTATTCCACAGGCGCTCCTCGACGTGCCCACGCGTGGCTGGCTCAATCTGCACTTTTCGCTTCTTCCCCGTTGGCGTGGGGCGGCCCCCGTCCAATACGCGATCGCGCACGGAGACGGTGTGACGGGGACCGCCGTTTTCCAAATTGAAGCTGGCCTCGACACGGGCCCTATCTTTGCGATGGAGGAGCGCCCAATATCCGAGACGGACACAGCTGAGAGTCTCCTTAGGGTTCTTGCCGTCAGCGGCGCAGCGCAGCTTTCCCACGTGATTCAGGCTATCGCGGATGACACGGCGCAGCCGAAGGCCCAGGTGGGGGAGCCAACTCATGCCCCACGGCTGACCTCACAAGACGCTCGCATCGACTGGTCGCTGCCCGCAAGATCCATATGTGCACAGACGCGTGGGTGGTGGCCGGCTCCTGGCGCCTGGACAGAGCTGGCCGGCAGGCGAATCAAACTCGGGCCTGTGTCTGTGACGGATATCGAGGGCTTGGAGCCGGGAGAAGTTCAAGCTGGCCGGGAGGTCGTCGTCGGGACGGGAACGACAGCGGTGAAGCTCGGAGACGTCGGTCCGGCAGGGAAGGCCTGGATGGACAGTGCCGATTGGGTGCGCGGTCTGAATGCAGGCGCAAGATTCGACGGGGGCGAAGGATGA
- the metK gene encoding methionine adenosyltransferase, translated as MTKLFSSESVTEGHPDKVCDRISDTILDALLAEDRQARAAIETVVTTGLVAVVGEVTTNGYVDIPMLIRGAIREIGYTSSDMGFDADSCGVMVSIDQQSADIAGGVDSSLEARTDADVDPLDRQGAGDQGLMFGYATNETDSFMPLPIDLSHRLAERLTQVRKRGIVPSLRPDGKTQVTVDYDGDRPCGVRTVVVSTQHDPDVTQEWLTKAIHEHVILPVLGAESGFDAANVEVLVNPSGRFVIGGPQGDAGVTGRKIIVDTYGGMARHGGGAFSGKDPSKVDRSAAYAARWVAKNVVAAELADRCEVQIAYAIGRARPVSVRVDTFGTNHIDEARIERAVREVFDLRPAAIIHDLDLLRPIYAATSAYGHFGRNNPDFTWERTDRVDHLRASI; from the coding sequence ATGACAAAGCTTTTTTCCTCAGAGTCAGTGACCGAGGGGCACCCGGACAAGGTATGCGATCGCATTTCCGACACCATCCTTGACGCGCTCCTGGCGGAGGATCGCCAAGCTCGCGCCGCCATAGAGACTGTGGTGACGACCGGCCTGGTTGCTGTTGTCGGGGAAGTGACGACGAACGGTTACGTCGACATTCCGATGCTCATCCGCGGCGCCATTCGGGAGATCGGCTACACTTCATCGGATATGGGCTTTGATGCTGATTCTTGCGGCGTCATGGTTTCCATCGACCAGCAGTCTGCCGACATCGCCGGTGGTGTCGATTCTTCACTGGAAGCGCGCACGGATGCCGACGTCGACCCACTCGACCGCCAGGGTGCCGGCGACCAGGGTCTCATGTTCGGCTACGCGACAAACGAGACCGATTCCTTCATGCCGCTGCCCATTGACCTTTCGCACCGCCTTGCCGAGCGCCTGACGCAGGTGCGAAAGCGGGGCATTGTGCCGAGCTTGCGGCCCGATGGAAAGACCCAAGTGACTGTCGATTACGACGGCGACCGTCCGTGCGGCGTTCGTACTGTCGTGGTCTCCACCCAACACGATCCGGACGTCACACAGGAATGGTTGACTAAAGCGATCCATGAGCATGTGATTCTTCCGGTTCTCGGGGCGGAATCTGGTTTCGATGCCGCTAACGTGGAGGTTCTGGTCAACCCGTCGGGCCGTTTCGTTATCGGCGGTCCGCAGGGCGACGCCGGAGTGACGGGAAGAAAGATCATCGTTGATACATACGGCGGCATGGCACGTCACGGCGGCGGCGCTTTTTCTGGCAAGGATCCCTCGAAGGTGGATCGTTCTGCGGCGTATGCGGCACGCTGGGTGGCAAAGAACGTCGTGGCGGCCGAGCTTGCGGATCGCTGTGAGGTTCAGATCGCCTACGCGATCGGCCGCGCCCGCCCAGTGTCCGTACGCGTGGACACATTTGGGACGAACCATATCGACGAAGCTCGGATTGAACGCGCAGTTCGTGAGGTATTCGACCTGCGCCCGGCAGCGATCATTCACGATCTTGACCTGCTGCGTCCGATCTATGCAGCGACGTCGGCCTACGGGCACTTCGGCCGGAATAATCCCGATTTCACGTGGGAACGCACGGATCGCGTAGACCACTTGCGAGCAAGTATCTAA
- the coaBC gene encoding bifunctional phosphopantothenoylcysteine decarboxylase/phosphopantothenate--cysteine ligase CoaBC, whose translation MRTDASGASQLGGSFVSKAPVARVLIGVCGGIAAYKVAVVVRRLRAAGIDVVVVPTPASLDFVGKTTWEALSGHPVHVETPEGADRVVHVDTGQKSDLMLIAPATANTMAKIAVGMADNLLTASALVATCPILMAPAMHTEMWNNLATQANVKTLAERGVEFIGPANGRLTGADTGVGRMSEPGEIADAVLTRLGLTQAGARGDLTGTSVVISAGGTREPIDPVRFIANHSTGRMGVELANEASRRGADVTLVAANIEAAVRALVDPSVTIEQVSSALELAESMSAHAHKDILIMSAAVSDYRVANASDTKLKRGEELHLDLVANPDILAGLAQNKHPGQLVIGFAAETGDSLQNYLEFGREKARRKGADLLVINRVGFDAGFGDVETAVTIVDGQGTTVAQASGTKREAAAAILNTIVERTNR comes from the coding sequence TTGAGAACTGACGCGTCGGGAGCCTCCCAGCTGGGAGGCTCTTTCGTATCTAAAGCCCCGGTTGCGCGCGTCCTCATCGGGGTGTGCGGCGGGATCGCCGCCTACAAAGTTGCCGTCGTCGTGCGTCGGCTACGCGCGGCGGGCATCGACGTCGTCGTGGTACCCACCCCGGCGTCTTTGGATTTCGTCGGAAAGACAACGTGGGAGGCACTGTCCGGTCATCCCGTCCACGTCGAGACGCCGGAGGGCGCGGATCGCGTCGTCCACGTCGATACCGGACAAAAATCCGACCTGATGCTCATTGCCCCGGCCACGGCCAACACGATGGCGAAGATCGCTGTGGGGATGGCGGATAATCTGCTGACGGCGTCCGCCCTCGTGGCCACCTGCCCGATCCTCATGGCACCGGCGATGCACACTGAGATGTGGAACAATCTAGCCACCCAAGCCAACGTCAAGACGCTCGCGGAGCGCGGCGTGGAATTCATCGGCCCGGCAAATGGTCGTCTGACTGGCGCAGATACTGGTGTGGGCAGAATGAGCGAACCTGGAGAAATTGCGGATGCGGTCCTCACCCGGCTCGGTCTCACCCAGGCCGGCGCGCGAGGTGATCTGACCGGCACGTCCGTGGTTATCTCGGCAGGTGGCACACGTGAACCTATTGATCCTGTCCGTTTCATCGCCAATCACTCGACGGGACGGATGGGCGTTGAACTTGCCAACGAGGCATCTCGCAGGGGCGCGGATGTGACGCTCGTGGCGGCGAACATTGAGGCCGCGGTGCGTGCGCTGGTCGATCCAAGTGTCACCATCGAACAGGTCTCGTCGGCCCTCGAACTGGCTGAGAGCATGAGCGCGCACGCCCACAAGGACATCCTCATTATGTCCGCAGCGGTCTCCGACTACCGCGTCGCTAACGCGTCGGACACAAAGCTTAAACGCGGGGAAGAGCTGCACCTAGACCTAGTGGCAAATCCCGATATTCTCGCAGGTCTGGCACAAAACAAGCATCCAGGTCAGCTGGTCATTGGTTTCGCTGCTGAAACTGGTGACTCGCTACAGAATTATCTCGAGTTTGGCCGCGAAAAGGCGCGGCGAAAGGGCGCGGATTTGCTGGTCATCAATCGTGTCGGGTTCGATGCGGGTTTTGGCGATGTTGAAACTGCCGTGACGATAGTCGATGGCCAAGGCACAACTGTCGCGCAGGCGTCAGGCACGAAGCGAGAGGCGGCCGCCGCCATTTTGAACACGATTGTAGAGAGGACGAATCGATGA
- the rpoZ gene encoding DNA-directed RNA polymerase subunit omega: MFGTTPNPEGITSPAIDELLEKVDSKYTLAVYSAARARQINSYRQEMKSGDQNITNIGPLVPALPEEKPLSVALEEIAQDKLALTVEN, encoded by the coding sequence ATGTTCGGAACCACCCCCAATCCTGAGGGAATCACTTCGCCGGCAATCGATGAACTGCTGGAGAAGGTCGATTCGAAGTACACGCTCGCTGTCTACAGCGCTGCGCGTGCTCGGCAGATCAACTCCTACCGTCAGGAAATGAAGTCTGGTGATCAGAACATCACCAACATCGGCCCGCTTGTTCCTGCGTTGCCCGAAGAGAAGCCACTGTCCGTGGCTCTCGAAGAAATTGCGCAAGACAAGCTCGCACTGACCGTTGAGAACTGA
- the gmk gene encoding guanylate kinase: MHAFVLTGPTAVGKGTVIAELKKAMPTLWFSVSATTRLPRPGEIDGVNYHFVTPEKFDELVANKQMLEWAVVHGLAKYGTPRRPVEEALAQGHTVLLEVDLAGARQVRESMPEATQIFLAPPSWEELEARLKGRGTESEAEQRRRLETAKVELAAEDEFDVVVVNNTVAQATEDLLKIMGAER; encoded by the coding sequence ATGCACGCATTCGTACTAACTGGACCTACCGCCGTCGGAAAAGGGACTGTCATTGCCGAGCTGAAGAAGGCAATGCCCACTTTGTGGTTTTCTGTCTCCGCTACGACGCGTCTGCCACGCCCTGGAGAGATTGACGGCGTCAACTATCATTTCGTGACGCCTGAGAAATTCGACGAATTGGTTGCAAACAAGCAGATGCTGGAATGGGCAGTTGTTCACGGCCTGGCCAAGTATGGGACGCCGCGTCGTCCTGTCGAGGAGGCGCTCGCTCAGGGGCACACGGTTTTGCTCGAAGTCGATCTTGCTGGTGCACGCCAGGTCAGAGAGTCGATGCCCGAAGCCACCCAAATCTTCCTCGCGCCGCCGTCGTGGGAGGAACTCGAAGCCCGCCTCAAGGGGCGCGGCACGGAATCGGAAGCCGAACAGCGGCGTCGTTTGGAGACTGCGAAGGTGGAGCTCGCCGCGGAAGACGAGTTCGACGTCGTGGTCGTCAATAACACAGTGGCGCAAGCCACCGAGGACCTACTTAAGATTATGGGTGCAGAGCGCTAA
- the mihF gene encoding integration host factor, actinobacterial type — MALPELTPEERQAALEKAAVARKKRAAIKEELKSGKKKLSEVLDLAKGDPVIAKLKVTALLQALPGVGPAKCEAIMERANISPSRRVAGLGKHQAEKLVELFG; from the coding sequence ATGGCTCTACCAGAATTGACACCTGAAGAGCGCCAAGCAGCACTCGAAAAAGCTGCTGTTGCACGCAAAAAGCGGGCAGCAATTAAAGAAGAACTCAAATCCGGCAAAAAGAAGCTTTCGGAGGTGCTTGATCTTGCCAAGGGCGATCCCGTCATTGCCAAGCTGAAGGTCACCGCCCTCCTGCAGGCACTACCCGGCGTGGGTCCGGCAAAGTGTGAGGCCATCATGGAGCGCGCAAACATCTCCCCGTCGCGCCGCGTGGCTGGCCTGGGTAAGCATCAGGCTGAGAAACTGGTTGAGCTCTTCGGCTGA
- a CDS encoding carbamoyl-phosphate synthase domain-containing protein, whose product MSNSARIVLSDGQEFHGRGFGAIGEVTGRLVVATTATGVERVLADPANAGAIVLLTTPHIGNTGLEGAIVAGGIIARDPVREPPQHTLSSSLRTSCAPTASSESAKSTPEQLRASGARMTSVQPS is encoded by the coding sequence ATGAGTAACTCGGCAAGGATCGTCCTTAGCGATGGACAGGAATTTCACGGAAGGGGGTTTGGTGCGATAGGTGAGGTCACTGGCCGCCTGGTTGTGGCGACGACAGCGACGGGCGTCGAGCGTGTGCTTGCTGACCCGGCCAATGCGGGCGCGATTGTCTTGTTGACGACGCCGCACATCGGTAACACCGGGCTTGAAGGTGCGATCGTCGCAGGCGGAATTATCGCCCGTGACCCCGTTCGAGAGCCTCCTCAGCACACGCTGTCATCGAGCTTGAGGACCAGCTGCGCGCCGACGGCGTCGTCGGAATCCGCGAAGTCGACACCCGAGCAATTGCGCGCATCGGGCGCGCGAATGACGTCAGTGCAACCATCGTGA
- a CDS encoding transcription antitermination protein NusB yields the protein MSKNRPNPKRKGRSLQRQMALDVLFEADVRGLDLHTLLEERKVVSTHMVPIGEYGVTVVEAYADSAADVDSMIEAASPKWSIERMPIVDRSLLRVGATEIMFLGVDVPIVVSEIKSLARDISSDNAVPFVMGVLNRIGEIRAEETAGLHNDIDHLPVVDDSSERGE from the coding sequence ATGAGCAAGAATCGTCCCAATCCCAAGAGGAAAGGCCGCTCCCTTCAGCGTCAGATGGCACTCGACGTGCTCTTTGAAGCAGATGTGCGCGGGCTTGATTTGCACACGCTCCTTGAAGAACGCAAGGTCGTGTCTACTCACATGGTGCCTATCGGCGAATATGGGGTCACCGTGGTAGAGGCGTACGCCGATTCAGCTGCCGATGTTGATTCGATGATCGAAGCGGCCTCACCGAAGTGGTCGATCGAGAGAATGCCGATCGTTGACCGCAGCTTGTTGCGCGTGGGTGCCACAGAGATCATGTTCCTGGGCGTGGATGTGCCCATCGTCGTCTCCGAAATCAAGTCGTTGGCCAGAGATATTTCTTCGGACAACGCCGTCCCCTTCGTCATGGGGGTACTCAATAGGATTGGCGAGATCCGTGCGGAAGAAACCGCGGGTCTTCACAACGACATCGATCATCTCCCCGTGGTCGATGATTCGTCAGAACGTGGGGAATAA
- the efp gene encoding elongation factor P: MATTNDLKNGMVLKIDNQLWQVVEFQHVKPGKGPAFVRTKLRNVLSGKNVDKTMNAGVKVETATVDRRDMQYLYNDGEDYIFMDLETYEQLPVSAAVVGDAKNYMLENQNVIIAMHDGAVLFIELPSSVVLEITFTEPGLQGDRSNAGTKPATLETGFEIQVPLFIEQGTKVKVDTRTGEYLNRA; encoded by the coding sequence GTGGCAACAACGAATGACCTGAAGAACGGCATGGTTCTTAAGATCGACAATCAACTTTGGCAGGTTGTCGAATTCCAGCATGTTAAGCCTGGCAAGGGTCCGGCCTTCGTTCGCACAAAGCTGCGCAATGTCCTGTCGGGCAAGAACGTCGATAAGACGATGAATGCCGGCGTGAAGGTGGAGACAGCCACGGTTGACCGCCGCGACATGCAGTACCTGTACAACGACGGTGAAGACTACATCTTCATGGATCTGGAGACCTATGAGCAGCTGCCGGTCTCGGCGGCTGTGGTGGGCGACGCCAAGAACTATATGCTCGAAAACCAGAATGTCATCATCGCGATGCACGACGGCGCAGTGCTCTTCATCGAACTGCCTTCGTCGGTGGTTCTTGAGATCACCTTTACTGAGCCTGGCCTGCAGGGCGATCGCTCGAACGCCGGAACTAAGCCGGCCACCCTCGAAACGGGTTTTGAGATCCAGGTTCCGCTGTTCATCGAGCAGGGTACCAAGGTCAAGGTGGACACCCGTACCGGCGAGTACCTTAACCGCGCCTAA
- a CDS encoding heavy metal translocating P-type ATPase: protein MDAVTKFSARYPLVVLIAIMAVMGLVASALGHEHVTTWLVSGVALGIATLQLKDMVQTLRRGSFGIDILAVTAIVSTVVVGEYWAALVVCLMLTGGEALEDFAEGRASAELTCLLEGAPTIAYRKNGEGVEEIAIDEVGVGDHLVVRPHEVIPVDVVLLSQSALIDESQLTGEAMPVNHARGEALLSGSLNGAATIEVRASASAADSQYQRIVSLVTEARQSRAPFVRLADRVALPFTVAAFAIAGIAWFVSGDMMRFAQVLVVATPCPLIIAAPVAFMAGMSRAARGGMIVKNAGTIEQIAKIRSVAFDKTGTLTRGLPQITNIVAEADADELLQIAASAEKYSSHPLARAIVEAAGGAEEPDDSHDIPAQGVLAHVRGKSVKVGKYSFVTGVEQEAPVEVRPGYSVIFVSIDDKLAGHIELSDPVREETPAALAALKGIGIEENVMLTGDSLETAQRVASDIAIDTVHANLLPEDKVSAVGAMAPKPVLMVGDGVNDAPVLAAADVGVAMGARGSAAAVESADVVIMLDDLARLPRLLLIGKRTMRIAWQAIAIGVSLSIVLMGVGASGVMPAFLGAWMQELVDLACIVWALLAARPSRAEKELSATIKVKAPQHLSTFASAQCHTTPMGKSAVYTLNLH from the coding sequence ATGGATGCCGTCACGAAGTTCTCCGCTCGTTACCCGCTCGTCGTGCTCATTGCCATCATGGCTGTCATGGGTCTCGTGGCGAGCGCACTAGGACACGAGCATGTAACTACATGGCTCGTGTCCGGAGTCGCGCTCGGAATCGCGACCCTGCAACTCAAAGACATGGTTCAAACCCTGCGCAGGGGCAGCTTCGGCATCGACATCCTCGCGGTGACCGCCATCGTCTCCACGGTAGTGGTAGGGGAGTACTGGGCGGCGCTCGTCGTCTGCCTGATGCTCACAGGCGGTGAGGCGCTCGAAGATTTTGCGGAAGGACGCGCGAGTGCAGAACTTACTTGTCTGCTGGAAGGAGCGCCGACCATCGCGTACCGAAAGAATGGTGAGGGTGTAGAAGAGATCGCGATCGATGAGGTCGGCGTGGGAGATCACTTGGTCGTGCGTCCGCACGAGGTCATCCCGGTGGATGTGGTCCTGCTATCGCAGTCCGCCCTCATCGACGAAAGCCAGCTCACTGGCGAAGCTATGCCCGTCAATCATGCACGTGGCGAGGCGCTTTTGTCTGGCTCCTTGAACGGGGCGGCGACCATCGAGGTCCGCGCGAGCGCGAGTGCCGCGGATTCGCAATATCAGCGCATCGTCTCGCTCGTGACCGAGGCGCGCCAATCGAGAGCACCTTTCGTGCGGTTGGCAGATCGCGTGGCTCTCCCGTTTACCGTCGCTGCTTTCGCCATTGCTGGCATTGCCTGGTTCGTGTCGGGAGATATGATGCGCTTTGCCCAGGTGCTTGTGGTGGCGACGCCGTGCCCGCTGATCATCGCAGCGCCAGTGGCTTTTATGGCAGGCATGTCCCGCGCAGCCCGCGGTGGCATGATCGTAAAGAATGCGGGCACGATCGAACAGATTGCCAAAATACGATCCGTGGCCTTTGACAAGACCGGCACGCTGACAAGGGGTCTGCCCCAGATAACGAATATCGTCGCCGAGGCAGACGCCGACGAGCTTTTGCAGATCGCCGCGAGTGCCGAGAAATACTCCTCCCATCCACTTGCACGAGCAATCGTCGAGGCGGCAGGCGGTGCCGAGGAGCCTGACGATTCTCACGACATCCCCGCCCAGGGCGTACTCGCACATGTGCGGGGAAAGAGCGTGAAGGTAGGCAAGTACAGCTTTGTCACGGGCGTGGAGCAGGAAGCGCCTGTGGAGGTGCGACCCGGATACTCGGTCATCTTCGTGTCTATCGACGATAAGCTTGCCGGACACATTGAGCTCAGCGACCCAGTGCGTGAAGAGACCCCGGCTGCGCTCGCCGCGCTCAAGGGCATCGGAATTGAAGAAAACGTCATGCTCACCGGGGACTCCCTAGAAACAGCCCAGCGTGTGGCCAGTGACATCGCTATCGACACGGTTCACGCCAACCTGCTACCCGAGGACAAGGTGAGTGCTGTCGGCGCAATGGCACCTAAACCCGTGTTGATGGTCGGCGACGGCGTCAACGATGCGCCCGTCTTAGCCGCTGCCGACGTCGGCGTGGCGATGGGTGCGCGCGGCTCTGCGGCTGCGGTGGAGAGTGCCGACGTCGTCATCATGCTCGACGATCTTGCCCGGCTGCCACGCCTGCTTTTGATTGGCAAACGAACCATGCGCATTGCTTGGCAGGCCATCGCGATTGGGGTGAGCTTGTCAATTGTACTCATGGGGGTGGGCGCCAGCGGCGTTATGCCAGCCTTTTTGGGGGCGTGGATGCAGGAGCTGGTTGACCTCGCGTGCATCGTGTGGGCATTGCTCGCTGCGCGCCCCTCTCGCGCGGAAAAAGAGCTATCGGCGACCATCAAGGTGAAAGCCCCACAGCACTTGTCTACGTTTGCAAGCGCGCAATGCCACACAACACCGATGGGGAAAAGTGCCGTTTACACGCTAAACTTGCACTGA
- a CDS encoding shikimate kinase — translation MSALVLVGAPGTGKTSVVGELARLGWNAADAGAVAATMRALTVEDLYLLTDTDERQRMLAQVLETLLDDIEASPEARWGLAVPSEGLGESVDDDGPFASIRQRLRASSCVVVHLTADLSTLMTRNGLIGPRSATLVMPRKELRSMLERRLSLYDAVATHTYDTTSRSVQEVARALISLISHEKGEGYLL, via the coding sequence GTGAGCGCGCTTGTTCTCGTTGGTGCTCCGGGTACGGGCAAAACGTCAGTGGTTGGCGAGCTGGCGCGCTTGGGGTGGAATGCCGCTGACGCCGGCGCTGTAGCCGCCACGATGCGGGCACTGACGGTCGAAGATCTCTACCTGCTCACTGATACTGACGAGCGCCAGCGGATGCTAGCGCAGGTTCTGGAGACGCTTCTTGACGACATCGAGGCCTCCCCAGAGGCTCGCTGGGGGCTTGCCGTGCCCTCGGAGGGTCTAGGCGAAAGTGTCGATGACGACGGCCCATTCGCGTCGATTCGACAGCGCCTGCGAGCCAGTTCCTGCGTGGTCGTTCATCTTACTGCAGATCTATCGACGCTCATGACGCGAAATGGGCTGATCGGGCCGCGTTCCGCCACGCTGGTGATGCCGCGCAAGGAATTGCGCTCGATGCTTGAGCGTAGGCTTTCGCTGTACGACGCCGTGGCAACACACACGTATGATACAACATCACGCTCAGTGCAAGAGGTGGCGCGGGCCCTTATTTCGCTTATTTCTCACGAAAAAGGGGAGGGTTACCTGCTTTAG
- the aroB gene encoding 3-dehydroquinate synthase: MVADDPRGSQVKGPRAIFIGMPGAGKSTVGRRVACALGVDFRDSDELVAAREGRSVSTIFAADGEGVFRELEADAIEWAIEEFDGVLALGGGAVLHPRTRKLLANQHVILIEATDEELTRRVSRSRTVRPLLRANPRQEIMRLRRQRSTLYHRVASYVVLSDARPVARVVEEVVDHLKAPYRRISVGASYDVVIGSALVSQIVKLAATKASALVVYSPDVERYAQPIITELKISDIPVARFIVPPGEQCKTSEVLLDGWRAAGAAHIGRDGVVIAVGGGATTDLGGFLAATWLRGVDVIHVPTTLLAMVDAAIGGKTGINTGHGKNLVGSFHPPYGVFCDLDALGTLDEAEIRAGMGEVAKCGMIADTEILRLIMEAENATDLAAARFELIARSVQVKADVVAADLRESGRREFLNYGHTLAHAIESASSYTVRHGEAVAIGCVFAAALAEAAGVAPAGIAAQHREILTKLGLPISYSGVSRGQLLGIMASDKKVRGSRLRFVVLSDLGSPQILQPEPDFLDVAFDEVGL, encoded by the coding sequence ATGGTGGCAGACGATCCCCGAGGTTCGCAGGTGAAGGGGCCGCGCGCGATCTTTATCGGAATGCCAGGCGCTGGAAAATCTACGGTTGGACGGCGCGTAGCTTGTGCCCTCGGGGTTGACTTCCGTGATTCGGACGAGCTCGTCGCCGCCCGGGAGGGGCGCAGTGTCTCCACAATTTTTGCTGCCGACGGTGAAGGAGTCTTCCGCGAGCTGGAAGCTGATGCAATCGAATGGGCCATCGAAGAGTTCGACGGCGTGTTGGCGCTCGGTGGCGGAGCAGTTCTTCATCCGCGCACCCGTAAACTATTGGCAAACCAGCACGTTATCCTCATTGAGGCCACCGATGAGGAATTGACAAGACGGGTGAGTCGTTCGCGAACCGTGCGCCCCCTGCTTCGCGCCAATCCGCGTCAGGAGATTATGCGCCTGCGCCGCCAACGCTCGACTCTCTATCATCGCGTTGCCAGCTATGTAGTACTTTCTGATGCGCGCCCGGTCGCACGCGTCGTTGAAGAGGTGGTGGATCATTTGAAGGCTCCCTATAGGCGAATTTCGGTAGGCGCCAGCTACGACGTCGTGATCGGATCTGCCCTTGTCTCCCAGATAGTGAAACTGGCGGCGACGAAGGCGAGCGCGCTCGTCGTCTACAGCCCGGATGTAGAGCGTTATGCACAGCCGATCATCACTGAGCTTAAGATCTCGGATATTCCTGTTGCGCGTTTCATCGTGCCGCCCGGCGAGCAGTGTAAGACGTCCGAGGTTCTCCTCGACGGTTGGCGTGCAGCAGGCGCGGCGCACATCGGCAGAGATGGCGTGGTCATTGCGGTGGGCGGCGGTGCCACCACTGATCTGGGTGGCTTTCTTGCGGCGACGTGGCTGCGCGGCGTCGATGTTATTCACGTCCCGACAACGCTCCTTGCGATGGTAGATGCGGCGATCGGCGGAAAAACGGGTATTAACACAGGGCATGGAAAGAACCTCGTTGGCTCTTTTCATCCGCCCTATGGCGTCTTTTGCGATCTTGATGCGCTTGGCACTTTGGACGAAGCAGAGATTCGGGCGGGGATGGGTGAGGTGGCCAAGTGTGGCATGATCGCCGACACCGAAATTCTCCGGCTCATCATGGAGGCCGAGAACGCCACGGATCTCGCGGCGGCTCGCTTCGAGCTCATCGCGCGCAGTGTCCAGGTCAAGGCCGACGTCGTCGCCGCGGATTTGCGTGAATCTGGCCGGCGCGAGTTTCTCAACTATGGCCATACGCTCGCCCACGCGATTGAGTCGGCGTCGAGTTACACGGTTCGCCATGGTGAAGCGGTGGCAATCGGCTGTGTCTTTGCTGCCGCGCTGGCCGAGGCAGCAGGAGTGGCGCCCGCGGGCATTGCTGCTCAGCATCGGGAGATCCTGACTAAACTGGGCCTGCCGATATCGTATTCTGGCGTTAGCCGCGGGCAGTTGCTGGGAATCATGGCCTCCGACAAGAAGGTTCGCGGCAGTAGGTTGCGTTTCGTCGTGCTGAGTGACTTGGGCTCGCCGCAGATTCTACAGCCAGAGCCGGACTTCCTCGATGTCGCATTCGACGAGGTGGGACTGTGA